In Mycobacterium sp. Aquia_216, a genomic segment contains:
- a CDS encoding lipase maturation factor family protein, translating into MEWFSAADYWLGRFVLEHGVAAIYLIAFIAAALQFRALIGEHGILPVPRYLAQQSVWRSPSIFHLGYSDRLFAGVAGFGAALSAAVVAGAADLVPLWAAMAMWLTLWALYLSIVNVGQAWYSFGWESLLLETGFLMIFLGNDRVTPPVLTLWMARLLLFRVEFGAGLIKMRGDPCWRDLTCLYYHHETQPMPGPLSWFFHHLPKPLHRIEVAGNHFAQLVVPFGLFAPQPVASAAAATIVVTQLWLVASGNFAWLNWVTIVLAFSAIDDSAAALLLPIPGHPAPSPSPLWFAGLVVAVAGGVLFLTYWPVRNMMSSRQRMNMSFNPFHLVNTYGAFGSIGRTRREVVIEGTDDPRITPQTVWKEYEFKGKPGALRRLPRQWAPYHLRLDWLMWFAAISPGYAQPWLTPFLRRLLTGDRAALRLLRHNPFPDSPPRYVRAQLYQYRFTTPAELRHDRAWWHRTLVGQYVSPMTEPEATSPPAG; encoded by the coding sequence ATGGAATGGTTTTCTGCAGCCGACTACTGGTTGGGCAGATTCGTGCTCGAGCACGGCGTGGCGGCCATCTACCTGATCGCGTTCATCGCGGCCGCGCTGCAGTTCCGCGCCCTGATCGGCGAGCACGGAATCCTGCCGGTGCCGCGGTATTTGGCGCAGCAGTCGGTGTGGAGATCGCCGAGCATCTTTCATCTGGGCTATTCCGATCGGCTGTTCGCCGGCGTCGCGGGGTTCGGTGCGGCGCTGTCGGCAGCCGTCGTCGCCGGCGCCGCCGACCTGGTGCCGCTATGGGCCGCGATGGCGATGTGGCTGACGTTGTGGGCGCTTTACCTTTCGATCGTCAATGTCGGACAAGCGTGGTACTCGTTCGGCTGGGAATCCCTGCTGCTGGAAACCGGATTCCTGATGATCTTCCTCGGCAACGATCGCGTCACACCCCCGGTGCTGACGTTATGGATGGCGCGACTGCTGCTGTTCCGGGTCGAGTTCGGCGCCGGCCTGATCAAGATGCGCGGCGACCCGTGCTGGCGCGACCTGACCTGCCTGTACTACCACCACGAAACCCAACCGATGCCGGGGCCGCTGAGCTGGTTCTTCCATCATCTACCCAAGCCGCTGCATCGAATTGAGGTGGCGGGCAACCACTTCGCGCAGCTCGTGGTGCCGTTCGGGCTATTCGCACCGCAACCGGTGGCCAGTGCGGCCGCGGCGACCATCGTGGTCACCCAGCTCTGGCTGGTGGCCTCCGGCAATTTCGCCTGGCTCAACTGGGTGACGATCGTTCTGGCGTTCAGTGCCATCGACGACTCCGCGGCGGCGCTGCTGCTGCCGATTCCCGGACACCCCGCCCCGTCCCCGTCGCCGCTGTGGTTCGCCGGCCTGGTGGTGGCGGTCGCGGGCGGGGTGCTGTTCCTGACTTACTGGCCGGTGCGCAACATGATGTCGTCGCGCCAGCGAATGAACATGTCGTTCAACCCATTTCACTTGGTGAATACCTACGGCGCGTTCGGCAGCATCGGGCGTACCCGCCGGGAAGTGGTCATCGAAGGCACCGACGACCCGAGGATCACCCCGCAAACGGTCTGGAAGGAATACGAATTCAAGGGCAAGCCTGGCGCGCTGCGCCGGTTGCCACGCCAATGGGCCCCTTATCATCTGCGGCTGGACTGGCTGATGTGGTTCGCCGCGATCTCACCGGGCTACGCCCAGCCGTGGCTGACGCCGTTCTTGCGACGGCTGCTGACTGGCGATCGGGCCGCGCTGCGGCTGTTGCGGCACAACCCTTTCCCGGACTCGCCACCGCGGTATGTGCGGGCACAGCTCTACCAGTACCGCTTCACCACACCGGCGGAGTTGCGGCACGATCGGGCGTGGTGGCATCGCACACTGGTGGGTCAGTATGTCTCGCCGATGACGGAACCGGAGGCAACGTCACCACCCGCCGGCTGA
- a CDS encoding NAD-dependent formate dehydrogenase, which translates to MAKCVMVLYPDPVNGYPPKYARDSIPTIRSYPDGSTVPTPANIDFTPGELLGCVSGALGLRKFFEDGGHELVVTSDKDGPDSEFERELVDADIVISQPFWPAYLTKERIAKAPKLKLALTAGIGSDHVDLEAAKEHGITVAEETYSNSISVAEHTVMQILTLVRNFVPSHRWASEGGWNIADCVERAYDLEGMDVGLIAAGRIGRAVLRRLAPFDVNLHYTDTRRLSPEVEKELNVTFHPDVESLVRSVDIVSIHSPLYEATRRMFNERLLGTMRRGSYIVNTARGEETVPEAIAAALRSGQLAGYAGDVWFPQPPPADHPWRTMPNNAMTPHVSGTTLSAQARYAAGTREILESWFAGKPIRPEYLIVEGGKLAGTGALSYQK; encoded by the coding sequence ATGGCCAAATGTGTGATGGTGCTCTACCCGGACCCCGTCAATGGATACCCGCCGAAATACGCCCGGGACAGCATCCCGACGATCCGGAGCTACCCCGACGGCAGCACCGTGCCGACCCCGGCAAACATCGACTTCACCCCGGGTGAGCTACTCGGCTGCGTCTCGGGTGCGCTCGGGTTGCGCAAGTTCTTCGAAGACGGCGGCCACGAGTTGGTGGTGACGTCGGACAAGGACGGGCCGGATTCGGAGTTCGAGCGCGAGCTGGTCGATGCCGATATCGTGATTTCCCAGCCGTTTTGGCCGGCCTACCTGACCAAGGAGCGCATCGCGAAGGCGCCCAAACTCAAGCTGGCGCTGACCGCGGGCATCGGCTCCGACCACGTGGACCTCGAGGCGGCGAAGGAGCACGGCATCACCGTCGCCGAGGAGACCTACAGCAACAGCATCAGTGTCGCCGAGCACACGGTCATGCAGATCCTGACGCTGGTGCGTAACTTCGTCCCGTCGCACCGGTGGGCCAGCGAAGGCGGATGGAACATCGCCGATTGCGTGGAGCGTGCCTACGACTTGGAAGGCATGGACGTCGGGCTGATTGCCGCCGGCCGGATCGGGCGTGCGGTGTTGCGCCGGCTGGCACCGTTCGACGTCAACCTGCACTACACCGACACACGACGGCTGTCGCCGGAAGTCGAGAAGGAACTCAACGTCACGTTCCACCCCGACGTCGAGTCTTTGGTCCGCTCGGTCGATATCGTGTCCATCCACTCGCCGCTCTACGAAGCCACCCGTCGGATGTTCAACGAGCGGTTGCTGGGCACGATGCGGCGCGGCTCCTATATCGTCAACACCGCCCGCGGCGAGGAGACCGTGCCCGAGGCGATCGCGGCCGCATTGCGCAGCGGTCAGCTCGCGGGTTACGCCGGCGACGTCTGGTTCCCGCAACCGCCACCGGCCGACCACCCGTGGCGGACCATGCCGAATAACGCGATGACGCCCCATGTTTCGGGAACCACGTTGTCGGCCCAAGCCCGGTATGCCGCCGGCACCAGGGAAATCCTGGAAAGCTGGTTCGCCGGCAAGCCCATCCGCCCGGAGTACCTGATCGTGGAGGGCGGCAAGCTCGCCGGAACGGGAGCCCTGTCCTACCAGAAGTAG
- a CDS encoding DoxX family protein, with the protein MNGTTAATVEVNVALWVVGTGMGVFFAASGAMKLVIPKKHLALWGSSWVDDFSPGTVIFVGLTEIAGGLAMFLPAVLEISSRLAVMVGTAGLILVMLGAAVVHARRREPGMIILNLALLTFAAVAMWDR; encoded by the coding sequence ATGAACGGCACGACCGCCGCGACCGTGGAAGTGAACGTGGCTTTGTGGGTCGTGGGTACTGGGATGGGCGTGTTTTTCGCCGCCTCCGGAGCCATGAAGTTGGTCATCCCCAAAAAACATCTGGCACTGTGGGGTTCGAGTTGGGTCGACGACTTCAGCCCGGGCACAGTGATATTCGTGGGATTAACAGAGATTGCGGGCGGTCTGGCGATGTTCTTACCGGCGGTGCTCGAGATTTCGTCCCGATTAGCGGTAATGGTTGGGACAGCGGGCTTGATTCTTGTGATGTTAGGTGCAGCAGTGGTGCACGCGCGTCGGCGTGAACCGGGAATGATCATATTGAACTTGGCACTGCTGACGTTTGCGGCGGTGGCGATGTGGGACCGATGA
- a CDS encoding acetolactate synthase large subunit, whose protein sequence is MSTAAQLIVKCLENEGVAVVFGIPGEENIRFTQALAHSDIRYVLTRHEQAAAFMAEMYGRVTGRAGVVSATLGPGAINMQLGVADATTNSTPVVAISAQVGQDREYKESHQYVDLVSMFAPITRWSASVPTPHAIPEMVRKAFKTAETERPAAVYLAVPEQIDEDETDYDLGPLPRNVVRADAPAPGQVARAVDILRHAQRPVMLAGHGAARSDATAALVRFSEQLGIRVANTFHGKGVMPDDHPNSIGTIGFMRHDYVNFGFDHADVVIAVGYELQEFDPVRINPQADKKIIHIHRFPAEVDAHYSVDVGIIGDISGSLNELADALSGHRFDDADVPGSGLLAEEFARGQQDSRFPLAPQRVVADTREALGRSDVVLVDTGATKMWMARLYPTFERNTCLISNGLSTMGFALPGALGVKLALPDVKVLAVVGDGAFLMNSQEIETAVREKIPLVVLIWEDGGYGLIEWKMDLELGANYYVRFGNPDIVKYAESFGAKGYQINSADELLPTLRAALDDDGVSLICCPVDYSENLRLTDRLGELDETL, encoded by the coding sequence CTTCATGGCCGAGATGTACGGCCGCGTCACCGGACGTGCCGGCGTGGTGTCCGCCACGCTGGGCCCGGGTGCGATCAACATGCAACTCGGTGTCGCCGACGCCACCACCAACAGCACCCCGGTGGTCGCGATCTCGGCACAGGTCGGTCAGGACCGCGAATACAAGGAATCTCACCAGTACGTCGACCTGGTGTCGATGTTCGCGCCGATCACCCGGTGGTCGGCCAGCGTACCCACTCCGCACGCCATCCCGGAGATGGTCCGCAAGGCGTTCAAAACCGCCGAGACCGAACGACCCGCGGCGGTCTATCTCGCCGTGCCGGAACAGATCGACGAAGACGAGACCGACTACGACCTGGGGCCATTGCCGCGCAACGTGGTCCGCGCCGACGCGCCGGCGCCCGGGCAGGTGGCGCGGGCGGTCGACATCCTGCGCCACGCGCAGCGGCCGGTGATGTTGGCCGGGCACGGGGCCGCCCGCAGCGACGCGACCGCGGCCCTGGTCCGCTTCTCCGAGCAACTCGGGATCCGGGTGGCCAACACCTTCCACGGCAAGGGTGTGATGCCCGACGACCACCCCAACAGCATCGGGACCATCGGGTTCATGCGGCACGACTACGTCAACTTCGGGTTCGACCACGCCGACGTCGTCATCGCGGTCGGCTACGAGTTGCAGGAATTCGACCCGGTCCGGATCAATCCGCAGGCCGACAAGAAGATCATCCACATCCATCGCTTCCCGGCCGAGGTCGACGCGCACTACTCGGTTGACGTCGGCATCATCGGCGACATCAGCGGCTCGCTGAATGAGCTCGCCGACGCACTCTCCGGCCACCGCTTCGACGATGCCGACGTACCCGGGTCCGGGTTGTTGGCCGAGGAATTCGCTCGAGGACAACAAGATTCGAGATTTCCGTTAGCCCCACAGCGGGTGGTTGCCGACACCAGGGAGGCGCTGGGCCGCTCCGACGTGGTGCTGGTCGACACCGGGGCCACCAAGATGTGGATGGCGCGGCTGTATCCGACCTTCGAACGCAACACGTGCCTGATCTCAAACGGGTTGTCCACGATGGGGTTTGCCTTGCCAGGTGCGCTAGGGGTGAAGCTGGCGCTACCGGACGTCAAAGTGCTGGCGGTGGTGGGCGACGGCGCATTCCTGATGAACTCCCAGGAAATCGAAACCGCCGTGCGGGAGAAGATACCGCTGGTGGTATTGATCTGGGAGGACGGCGGGTACGGCCTCATCGAATGGAAGATGGATCTCGAACTCGGTGCCAATTACTACGTGAGGTTCGGCAACCCCGACATCGTGAAGTACGCCGAAAGCTTTGGCGCAAAAGGGTATCAGATCAACAGTGCCGACGAGCTGTTGCCGACGCTGCGCGCCGCACTCGACGACGACGGGGTTTCGCTGATCTGCTGCCCGGTCGACTACTCGGAAAACCTGCGGTTGACCGACCGGCTCGGCGAGCTGGACGAAACCCTGTAA
- a CDS encoding cytochrome P450 — MAAAAIASIGRSGDLVAACSALAARLTCRLLGVPDGDVSRFARWADVLSPVFYVMTTEQVGDATAAITELQSYVDELTWRRRRSPGSDLITDLLAAEADGDRLSHQETVVMIANLLVAGHDTTGSQIPCSILVALAHREELGEVDRDPASLARMAAETMRLEPSIPIIPRTANVSIELHDTTIPAGSMVLLCIAAACRDESAWADPDRFDPDRFIRQETPRLLNFGAGTHYCVGTPLAKLAVEECLRAVLARVPPFRLAEDPRDIPWRRVLGRSPTRLIVSSDL; from the coding sequence ATGGCCGCCGCGGCAATCGCGTCGATCGGGCGCAGTGGGGACCTGGTGGCGGCCTGCTCGGCGTTGGCCGCCCGGTTGACCTGTCGTCTACTTGGCGTTCCGGACGGCGACGTTTCGCGATTCGCGCGATGGGCAGATGTCCTGAGCCCTGTCTTCTACGTGATGACAACCGAACAAGTCGGGGACGCGACCGCTGCCATCACGGAGCTACAAAGCTATGTCGACGAACTGACGTGGCGACGACGGCGGAGTCCGGGATCAGATCTGATCACCGACCTGCTGGCCGCCGAGGCCGACGGCGACCGGCTATCTCACCAGGAGACGGTCGTCATGATCGCCAATCTGCTTGTGGCAGGACATGATACGACTGGAAGTCAAATTCCGTGCAGCATTTTGGTCGCCCTTGCGCACCGCGAGGAACTCGGCGAGGTCGACCGTGACCCGGCCAGCCTGGCCAGGATGGCCGCGGAGACGATGAGGCTCGAGCCCAGCATTCCCATTATTCCGCGCACCGCGAACGTGTCGATCGAGTTGCACGACACGACGATCCCTGCCGGCTCAATGGTGTTGCTCTGCATTGCCGCGGCCTGCCGCGATGAGTCGGCGTGGGCAGATCCCGACCGCTTCGACCCCGACCGCTTCATCCGGCAAGAAACACCCAGATTGCTGAACTTCGGTGCCGGCACGCATTATTGCGTGGGCACCCCACTCGCCAAGCTCGCTGTCGAAGAGTGCCTACGAGCTGTACTCGCGAGGGTTCCACCGTTTCGACTGGCCGAGGATCCCCGCGACATCCCCTGGCGGCGAGTCCTTGGCCGCAGCCCGACACGGCTGATCGTAAGTTCCGACTTGTAG
- a CDS encoding LysR family transcriptional regulator: MLFRQLEYFVALARERHFAHAAETCHVSQPALSEAIRKLEHELKVPLVRRGQKFEGLTPEGERLVHWARRILADRDALTLEVAALQTGLVGELRLGVVPNAATTVALLTDLFCAAHPLVRVQLETNLRSAGIIERIRRFELDAGILYPDRHDTDELLVTPLYQEQQVLIVGGELLAGKSDSISWSDALALPLCLLAVGMRGRRVIDDALETVGLAVSPQLETDSVATLFAHVGTGRWASIVPHTWIRALGVPAGASVLRLHDPSVTAAMALVTNAAEPGSVVTRALVQTARDASTDGVFGRSHQA, translated from the coding sequence ATGCTGTTTCGCCAGCTGGAGTACTTCGTAGCGCTTGCCCGGGAGCGTCATTTCGCTCACGCCGCGGAAACCTGTCATGTATCGCAGCCGGCGCTGTCGGAAGCCATTCGCAAGCTCGAACACGAGCTGAAGGTCCCGCTGGTCCGCCGCGGCCAGAAGTTCGAAGGCCTCACGCCCGAAGGCGAGCGGCTCGTGCATTGGGCGCGGCGCATCCTGGCCGATCGCGACGCTCTCACCCTTGAAGTCGCGGCATTGCAGACCGGCCTCGTCGGCGAGCTGCGGTTGGGTGTGGTTCCGAATGCCGCCACCACCGTCGCGCTGCTGACTGATCTGTTTTGTGCCGCGCACCCGTTGGTGCGGGTACAGCTGGAGACCAATCTGCGCTCGGCGGGGATCATCGAACGAATTCGCCGGTTTGAATTGGACGCGGGGATTCTGTATCCGGACCGCCACGACACCGACGAACTGCTGGTCACCCCGCTGTACCAGGAGCAGCAGGTGCTCATCGTGGGTGGTGAACTGCTCGCCGGGAAGTCCGATTCCATCAGCTGGTCGGATGCGCTGGCATTGCCGTTGTGCCTACTCGCCGTCGGGATGCGTGGGCGCCGCGTCATCGACGACGCACTGGAGACCGTGGGTCTTGCGGTGTCCCCGCAACTCGAAACCGACTCCGTTGCAACGCTATTCGCGCATGTGGGCACCGGCCGCTGGGCGAGCATCGTGCCGCACACCTGGATTCGCGCACTTGGCGTGCCGGCCGGGGCTTCCGTGCTGCGGCTGCACGATCCGTCGGTCACCGCCGCGATGGCGCTCGTCACCAACGCGGCGGAACCCGGCTCGGTGGTGACCCGCGCGCTCGTGCAGACCGCGCGGGACGCGAGCACCGATGGCGTGTTCGGCCGATCTCACCAGGCCTGA
- a CDS encoding R2-like ligand-binding oxidase, whose amino-acid sequence MTRTHSGSLVAGGLNWDSLPLRLFAGGNAKFWDPADIDLSRDRADWERLTDGERDLALQLCAQFVAGEEAVTEDIQPFLAAMRAEGRLGDEMYLTQFAFEEAKHTQVFRMWLDAVGETGDLQSYLDPLSAYRRIFYQELPDCLNALSCDPSPVAQIRASVTYNHVVEGMMALTGYRAWHKICAGRNILPGMQELIRRIGDDERRHMAWGTFTCRRHVAADDANWTVFETRMNELIPLVLQATEQSYSMFSDPVPFDLDMEESRQYASDRGMRRFGTISSARGRPLGEIDVDYSPVQLEDAFADEDEKAMAATALAR is encoded by the coding sequence ATGACACGTACACATTCAGGTTCGCTGGTTGCCGGTGGGCTCAACTGGGATAGCTTGCCACTGCGGCTCTTCGCCGGGGGCAATGCCAAGTTCTGGGATCCCGCCGATATCGACTTGTCCCGCGACCGCGCGGACTGGGAACGGCTGACCGACGGCGAACGCGACCTGGCCCTGCAGTTGTGCGCTCAGTTCGTTGCCGGCGAGGAAGCGGTGACCGAGGACATTCAGCCGTTCCTGGCGGCCATGCGGGCCGAAGGCCGGCTCGGTGACGAGATGTATCTGACGCAGTTCGCTTTCGAGGAGGCCAAGCACACCCAGGTGTTCCGCATGTGGCTCGACGCCGTGGGGGAGACCGGAGATCTGCAGAGTTACCTCGACCCCCTGTCGGCCTACCGGAGGATCTTCTACCAAGAACTTCCGGATTGCCTCAACGCATTGTCGTGCGATCCCTCTCCGGTCGCCCAGATCCGGGCATCCGTGACCTACAACCATGTGGTCGAGGGCATGATGGCGCTGACCGGCTACCGCGCCTGGCACAAAATCTGTGCCGGCCGCAACATTCTTCCCGGCATGCAGGAGTTGATCCGGCGCATCGGCGACGATGAACGACGCCACATGGCGTGGGGCACCTTCACGTGCCGGCGCCATGTCGCGGCCGACGACGCCAATTGGACCGTCTTCGAAACCCGGATGAACGAACTCATCCCGCTGGTCCTGCAAGCCACCGAACAGAGTTATTCGATGTTCAGCGACCCCGTCCCGTTCGACCTGGACATGGAAGAGTCACGGCAGTACGCCTCCGACAGGGGCATGCGACGGTTCGGCACCATTTCCAGCGCCCGCGGGCGTCCGCTCGGCGAGATCGACGTCGATTACTCGCCGGTGCAGCTCGAGGATGCCTTCGCCGATGAGGACGAGAAGGCCATGGCCGCAACGGCATTAGCGAGATGA
- a CDS encoding PaaI family thioesterase: MDVSGYLGLFGEPGAALSDTRWVAHANKHLTPNLSALNAKYLDGNREQRWLRMSYEPGPGAFNFAQLSGGSMAEMLDQAATHCGSLVTGCPCPTLSMTVTILRAGTAKSYVATGRVLKLTKTNAVLGADLDDDTGRRIATVTVVSQLITDLSRLI; this comes from the coding sequence ATGGATGTCAGCGGATACCTTGGCCTTTTCGGCGAGCCCGGGGCGGCGCTGTCCGATACGCGATGGGTTGCACACGCGAACAAACACCTGACACCGAACCTTTCGGCATTGAACGCGAAATACCTCGATGGCAATCGCGAGCAGCGATGGCTGCGCATGTCGTATGAACCGGGTCCCGGTGCTTTCAACTTCGCCCAGCTCAGCGGTGGATCCATGGCCGAGATGCTGGACCAGGCGGCCACCCACTGCGGCTCGCTGGTGACGGGTTGCCCCTGCCCGACGCTGAGCATGACCGTGACGATCCTGCGGGCCGGAACGGCGAAAAGCTATGTGGCGACCGGGCGAGTTCTCAAGCTGACGAAGACGAACGCCGTCCTGGGCGCCGACCTCGACGACGACACGGGCCGCCGAATCGCCACGGTCACGGTGGTGTCCCAGCTGATTACCGATCTCAGCAGGCTGATCTGA